In Salmo salar chromosome ssa14, Ssal_v3.1, whole genome shotgun sequence, the sequence gtttgatgccattccatttgctcatttccggccattattatgagccgttctcccctcagcagcctcctgcgCCTTCTAGATACTGTCACTCCCCACGGATTAAATGAGCATTAGACTGCAGTAGACCTTCTTAGACTGACTAGTATATGAACTGTGTATTTCCCTTGTTACTATGAGTTTTTGATCATCGCCATGGTGTGCGTATTGTTTTTTATAGAACGCGTTTGATGCACAAGTGTATTTATTGTCATTTACAGCAAAACTCTGATAATTATCCTTTACGCACTTCCTTTGTATACATCTCTGTGCGTTAATtttcatgttgcatttatttttcaTGTCGCCTCTATACATTGACGTGATCATGTTGTATTTATGTTTTGTATATAGTTTATTTTCCTGACATGCGACATTTACTTGCCCCCGCCACGTCAGCTTCCGTGTACAACGCTCCCTGAGGAAGACTTTAGCAGTCCAAACGCGTGCAGTTGTTCGTCCTGATGTACAATGCTGACTGCTCCTATATGTATTATTTTCTAAATATATTCCATTAATATTtcacaaaagtttattacaacaTACTGGCCGCCTACTCGTCTTCTtttttagataaaaaaaaaaatgaacacttgtttttttcttaaaattgcattgttAGTTAAGTAAGTACCGGTAAGCATTTCAAGGTGTCTTATGTAGCagtctggtctcatagactagacgtaacatagtaaatgtcaaTCCGGGATACCGAAATTAGTATGATACTGAATGTTTTGTTTGATATGGTTTCATAgaacagatggttacttaaggaaaAAATGAAAGTAGGATGGTTGGTCGTATAACGctaatgtctagcaacccaaaggttgcgtgttcgaatctcatcatggacaactttagcattgtagctaattagcaacttttcaactacttactactttttgctactttgcaactacttagcttacccctctcctaaccctaacctaaaccctgTTAGctcacccttcccctaaccctaaactgaaccctttaacctaacacctaaacttaaccctaaccttaaccctaacccctagcctagataACGTTAGCCAGAGCTAACATATTCATAACTATTCATTACATATCATACGTTTAGCAAATTCTTAACATATTGTAAGTTTAACAAATTCGTAACAtaaaatacaaattgtaattcataacatatcataagaaGTGGGTGATGACATACactaattaatacataccatacgaaacataaAATGTTATACTAAATGAGCATCCTggaaaatgctctgagaccaggttgtctgtagggagggagttttGTCAAGATCCACGACACGCAATCTGAACGTTAACACTTGTCTCTTGCGGTACGGTATTGGAAGCATAAAGACTTTGTCTTTCATATCGGCGAGAAATAATTTTACGAAAGCTTCATCGAATAGCATAACTAAACGACCTGGATTGTAGTTGAGATTACATTgtagtgcaagtgatcaatgctgttcgAGATTCTGCACAGATATTTATATTGTGAAGAGctccacagacctgcgacctTTGCATGCTACCTTGAACATGCAtgctttctatgattacataataatacttttataggtacagtaacctcaaaatgtggctaTGGATgagttactcattttaaggttgaatacaaactgttacattagtttgtaagatagcttTAACTTTAGGCTACTTACTGTGTTCCAAAAATCATATGGAATTGTGTTGACAAGGCAACCAAATATCAATATTTAACGGAAATGTGTCTAATGCTTGGATAGTTTAATCTGTgccactggcttaatcctattcattaacttttatttttggtttagttggagacgtgaatccaacacatAATTTGTTAAGCTGTCAACAAGTTAATATGCTTTTTACTGTattgcaaaagtgatattgaattgtgtttggttgtcaacgcaatcaaatatcaacatttgaaggagatgacTTAGTGACTTCGTCTGActttttaattccagtttgtctaaaaATTTATAATTGACATGTTgaattcacgtctccatctcaaccaaaaatcgtggttaaagaataggacaaaatcaaatcaaatccaaactttaaatgcactggTTGAAATGGAGATGTGGAATAaaaccctaggcctatatgtAGTGTCTATATGTAACCCTAGGCCTATATGTACTGTCTATATGTAACCTTAGGCCTATATGTACTGTCTATATGTAACCCTAGGCCTATATGTACTGTCTATATGTAACCTTAGGCCTATATGTACTGTCTATATGTAACCTTAGGCCTATATGTACTGTCTATATGTAACCCTAGGCCTATATGTACTGTCTATATGTAACCTTAGGCCTATATGTACTGTCTATATGTAACCTTAGGCCTATATGTAGTGTCTATATGTAACCCTAGGCCTATATGTACTGTCTATATGTAACCCTAGGCCTATATGTACTgcagtggcgacctgtcattcagggcaggtggggcctgttttgcatgttattgcatgtagtctaggtagccatttgattagctgttcaggagtcttatgacttgggggtagaagctgtttagaagcctcttggacctaggcttggcgctctggtaccgcttgccgtgcggtagcagagagaacagtctggctggagtctttcacaatttttagggccttcctttgacactgcctggtatagagatgtactgggccgtacgcacgacCTCCgttgtgccttgcggtcagaggccaagcagttgccataccagttgccataccaggcagtgatgcaaccaatcaggatgctctcgatggtgcagctgtaaaaccttttgaggatctgaggacccatgccaaatcttttcagtctcctgagggggaataggttttgtcgtgccctcttcacgactgtcttggtgtgcttggaccatgttagttgttggtgatgtggacgccaaggaacttgaagctctcaacctgctccactacagcctcgtcgatgagaatgggggcgtgctcggtcctccttttcctgtacaatcatctcctttgacttgatcacgttgagtgagagtttgttgtccttgcaccacacggtcaggtctctgacctcctccctatcggctgtctcatcgttgtcggtgatcaggcctaccactgatgtgtcatcagcaaacgtaatgatggtgttggagttgtgcctggctgtgcaatcatgagtgaacagggagtacaggaggggactgagcacgcacacgtcctggtaatccgtctggcccaacGGCCTTGTGAATCttggcctgtttaaaggtcttactgacatcggctgcggagagcttgATCACACAGTTACCCGGAacaactgatgctctcatgcatgtttcagtgttacttgcctcgaagcaagcatagaagttatttagctcatctggtaggctcgtgtcactgggcagctctcggctgtgcttccctttgtagtctgtaatagtttgcaagccctgccacagccgaggagcgtcggagccggtgtagtacaattcgatcttagtcctgtattgacgctttgcctgtttgatggttcatcggagggcatagcgggatttcatataagcttctgggttaaagtcccgctccttgaaagcggcaggtctaccctttagctcagtatgaatgttgcctgtaatccatggattctggttggggtatgtacgtacagtcactgtggggacaacgtcctcaatgcacttattgataaagccagtgactgatgtggtgtactcctcaatgccatcggaagaatcccggaacatattccagtctgtgctagcaaaacagtcctgtagtttagaatctgcttcatctgaccactttttttattgaccgagtcactggtgccccctactttaatttttgcttgtaagcaggaatcaggaggatagagttatatATCTTACCGTAGCTTTGAtatgactgatcatgtcaacaacatacagtgagggaaaaaagtatttgatcccctgctgattttgtatgtttgcccactgacaaagaaatgatcagtctataattttaatggtaggtttatttgaacagtgagagacagaataataaccaaaaaaatcctgaaaaacgcatgtcaaaaaggatataaaattatttgcattttaatgagggaaataagtatttgacccatctgcaaaacatgacttagtacctggtggcaaaacccttgttggcaatcacagaggtcagacgtttcttgtagttggccaccaggtttgcacacatctcatgagggattttgtcccactcctctttgcagatcttctccaagtcattatggtttcgaagctgacgtttggcaactcgaaccttcagctccctccacagattttctatgggattaaggtctggagactggctaggccactccaggaccttaatgtgcttcttcttgagccactcctttgttgccttggccatgtgttttgggtcattgtcatgctggaatacccatccacgacccatccacgagggaaggaggttctcacccaagatttgatggtacatggccccgtccatcgtccctttgatgcagtgaagttgtcctgtccccttagcagaaaaacacccccaaaacataatgtttccacctccatgtttgacggtggggatggtgttcttggggtcataggcagcattcctcctcctccaaacacggcgagttgagttgatgccaaagagctccattttggtctcatctgaccccaacactttcacccagttgtcctctgaatcattcagatgttcattggcaaacttcagacgggcatgtatatgtgctttcttgagcagggggaccttgcgggcgctgcaggatttcagtccttcacggagtagtgtgttaccaattgttttcttggtgactatggtcccagctgccttgagatcattgacaagatcctcccgtgtagttctgggctgattcctcaccgttctcatgatcattgcaactccacgaggtgagaacttgcatggagccccaggctgagggagattgacagttcttttgtgtttcttccatttgcgaataatcgcaccaaatgttgtcaccttctcaccaagctgcttggcgatggtcttgtagcccattccagccttgtgtaggtctacaatattgtccctgacatcctttgagagctctttggtcttggccatggtggagagtttggaatctgattgattgattgcttctgtggacaggtgtcttttaaacaggtaacaagctgagattaggagcactccctttaagagtgtgctcctaatctcagctcgttacctgtataaaagacacctgggagccagaaatctttctgattgagagggggtcaaatacttatttccctcattaaaatgtaaatcaatttaacatactttcaaaatcggagctagcaagctagacaagcagtcatcatcatgaatcacgtcgacaatctactggcaaatccttttcaatcctagtcatatgaagtatcggtgctcattggccattggacataaacattacacaacaagttggaaattgcaaattcaacaatgagtggtttggaaggaatcagtggctaactgcaatagTTGCAAAACAATCACTAGCTTGCTGTTCAGTGGAGTGGAAGTGTGGTGCAAGTTTGtgtttaagtatatttaaaatcaaatagttttagacttttactcaagtactattttactgggtgacttttacttttacttgagtaactttctattaaggtatctatacttttactcaagtatgacaattgggtactttttccacaactgcTAATTATGACGTTTCTGCGCtaaactaggttgaatattttcTTAAATAGAACTCCCTTCAGTCCAGGATCCCATAGTTCTTGAGTTGATTTCTCTCGCAAATTATTTGATTTCTCTAGAGAATTGGTGGGTTGGGCTCACAAAAATACAGAATTAAgtggaattcaagtaattgaaccaATGTCAGTCAATAATCGTGCAGCACTATTTATTAGAGGCACAATGATCGCAATTAGGCCTATACTATCTCTTTTGAATAACTGCTTTTTCTTCATAAGGACACGTCTCAATTGCTTCTAAGAGGCCAGTATTTTACACCACGTAGCACCTGTTTTACTACACCAGTTCCTTAGGCTACCATCACATGGGTCACAGCAGAGTGACATTTGAATCCACGACTCTATCCTCTCCAGAAATGTTGTTAATATGAACAACTGTGCACTATAGCTGTGCACTGTCATGTTAGAATACACTTGTTGGAAGAAATAATACATTTCTCAATACTACCCCACTTTTCCAGAATGTTAACCATTGATGCCCATTTAACTAATGAATTCAATTTCTTATAAATTCCTAGACACACTCCCTAGAGTACCAAATATTCTTTGTTGTCTTTATTAAGGTTAAGTATATTCTTGTAGTGCAATCCCCACGTTCTCTGCTATACCATGTCATGGTTAGCTTTACCTTCTTCCTTATCTGGTTACATTTGCCTTGAGTTATCACAGTCAAACAGTCACGTGTGTCCAAGAGCCAAACTTAACCATCTTTGTATATAGCAACCACACCCCAGGAACCCTATTTGCCTATTTGTTGGCGATGATGAATGCAGCAGAAAGTCTCTAAAACCCTTCGAGTGTTACAATGAGGACCCTAAGCTTTTACCTTACCTTCATCCTTCAGTCGTCTTTGACCCCAAAGCCTTATGTTGCAGGTGAGATAAATAAATTTCCTCTTAGACAACATCCATTTATTTGTTCGGGATATTCATTGGGTGTGTATGTTGTTTTGATCTAGTCTAGAATTATACTTTTTTcagaaatgtatattttttttacaatagaAATGACCTGACCATGTCAGTTGTAAATAGTCCCAATAGTACCATCCCCGAAATATTCATTTTTTTTGTCTAGACAGTGGTCAGTTGAAGAGACATATTTCAGTATATTCTGTGCCAGAGAGTCAGATATACTGTAACAGTACCCACTGAGCAAAACACAAGCATCAAAAAGGGTGAGGGTATTGCTGATAGCCTTGCTTTACCTGAAAATATATGAAGTTATATTGCATAGGCTTAAAGCCATGataaaaaaaagaaaggaaattacaATATTATATGCCATTATGTCAAAACGGGATACGGCTCGCTAAATTTCATTCAGCTGAAGTAAATTTGACCTGAAGTTCATTGCATTAATTTGCAGCTGCTAATGGGACTTTGACAAAATAaaagtatacagtaccagtgttCCTTATGTCTGACCTTGCTCCAGCAAAGCAACAACACACTAGACAGAGCCTACATGCCTTATACTCACAACAAGAGGTATCATGTGAGTTTTTGGTTTAAAATGCTTGTAATGTCTGTTTGCAAAGGAGTGGACTGGGAAACTCAGAATGTGTCATGTGAGTCCAATACAACTGATAGGTAAGGTATCAACAACATTTTCAAAACTTCTGTTCACCAGCATTTATATCCAAATGTGTTTTGAATGCAGTTATTTGAATTGTGAGTGCAGTTATTTGAATTGTGAATGCAGTTATTTGAATTGTGAATGCAGTTATTTTAATTGTGAATGCAGTTATTTGAATTGTGAATGCAGTTATTTAAATTGTGAATGCAGTTATTTGAATTGTGAATGCAGTTATTTGAATTGTGTAACATGcattatagattttttttcaatGTAGTATTTCAATGATCCAGGTTTGATAAGCATCATAGCGTGCAAAACCTATGACCTTTTAGGACCTTTGTAGCATAATCCAAATAACATGCCTAAATCACCTTGTTGAAAATGAGGAACTATGAAGATATTGTTCTTTTTTTCTAACCTAGTTCTGGTTTTGTCAGGTACATACTGCCACCAACTGAAAAGACTCCACAGGGCCTTGCCTCTTCACTAACATACTCAGATACTGTAGGATCCAGTGCTGATTTACATGAGCATGTCAAGCCACAGAAAGCCTGTGCAGTGTCCAATAGTGCCAAGTTGTGGCCCGTGAAAGCCCTTATCACATCTGAGTCACATTGTAGGCTGTTTGGAAATGTCAGTGTTAGCCATATTATACTAAGGAGGTACTGTGAAAGTGGTTTGAAAATGATTTTGTACCTCGTTCAATCAGAAGCTACTCGTTTGGTGGTGAAAGTAATAACAGGTTTATTAGAGGTTGTCACAATGTCTTTACACTTGTTCTCTAGTCTTTTTAAGACAGTCACACCAAAATCATTAATCCAGATTGACTCTGATAGAATTGATCAACACGATACTGTATCTGAGGTAAATGTGTCCTATGGTCATAATGTAAATGTGAGGGACATTTTGATTTATTCTGACCACCAGAATATAGTGATCCTGGAGGATGACCCTGTAGTGATGGAGTCAGCCTCCTTCCTCTTTGAGAAGCGCCCCTCTGTGTCGACTCTACTGAGGTACCACAAGGGGGCGCTGAAAGTCCTCAGGGGCTCTCAGACCCGTTTGACCAGAGACAGTCGTGTCCTACTGGTGGGTCATGGCAGCAAGGGCAGTGATGGTGTGGCCAGACTAGGAGGTTATGGGCCAGAGGAGCTTGCCAAAGTCGTGGTGGCCATGAAGATAGAAGATGGGCATCTGCACACTCTCAGCCTGGTGGGCTGTGCACTAGGAAAGGACCTCCAGTTTGCAGAGCGGCTGCTACGAGCGCTCATCTCACTCAACGTGGAGACCAAACTGCACCTGAGGAGCTCAGCACTATCCGTCAGGCCCAATGGAGAGAAGGTGACCAGGGAAGAAGGGGTCTGGAGGGACAAAGACGACAGTAAGAAAGTCATCGCCCAGCTGGACCAGAACGGTAACCTGCTGACCAGAGTGGAGGGAGACGACAGAGGACAGGTCATTCCCAACTACCAGGGGCACGCCCTATACATACAGACTTTAGAATGGCCAACCCACCCTCAAATGTTTGTCTCAGCAAACTTGCGTAAGAAGTACACCTCAATTGACTGTTTAGAGGGGCTTACATGGAGCCTGTTTTTTGAGGAAAATGAAAGAAGGCGCGCTCCAGATTACATACCAGTGCACGACCAGGGGAACCTCACGTCCGTGTGGCTGGCTGACCACCAACCCATGGAAGACATTCCCATCAAGCACCTCACCACCATTCTCGATCTGCTGGTGGAGATCAGGTACAACGCCAGGGAAGACGCCGACTTTGACTTGTATTACGTTCTGAACGACTGCATCTTTAAGGTGCAGAGGAGAACCTTCTACGCCTCCCTGGTGGGGAAGTACATTCATTCTAACCATCTGGAAGAAATTGAGAAATTCACTGATGCTTTCCGGCACCAGAAGGAGGACTATTCCCTCCAAGAGCTTAGACAGGGGCTCAAGGCATCCGAATTCAACAACTTCTGCCGCCAGACGTTCCAGCTGCAACGATGTGTCCAGGACTGTGAACGCTGGGGCCACTACTTCATGGCTGCTGTGTTCTCTGCATCCGTCCGAAACTTCCGCACATTCTCGCTCTTCCTTATGAGTGTTATCGCTTGCGAGGTGGGCCGATCCCAAGGCTCTGACAGCTCGCTCTGTACAGCCTTTGTTGGGGATGACCACCCTATGGTAGGGGACGACCCTTGGCTTGAACGCAGTAGACGTGGGTTCTATGGCTGCACGGTGGGCAAAGCTGAGGAGATGATGACCAAACGAGACACACTCGACTGGCTGGATCAGGTTGTTTCCAAGGAGAATGCCCTCTTTGCCAAGTCCAAGCAGATTATGAGTGGCGTCGACCACGACCAGGAGACAGAGCTCGATATCTTCGGGAGGGTCAAGGTCATGAATAAATACGTGTTTTCATCTTACCTTGAATTCTTTCGAGGAACGCCAGAGGGGAAGAAGCTGGCCAGAGGATGCAGAGCATGAGGATAGTACATGGCTGCTAGATGACCTAAACCCTATTCAATGAGATTGCAAAATTGTAATCATTGTTACTGGCTAATTTCCGTTGAATATGGGAGGCAAAATTATAGTTTAATTGATGTCTAATTAAGCAATATgggccgagggggtgtggtatattgacCAATGTTTtacgactaagggctgttctcATGCAGAACACGAAGAGGAGTGTCTGGATACAGCTCTTGGCCGCGGTACAGTATTTTGGCCatttaccacaaacccctgagttgCCTTATTGCgcttataaactggttaccaacataaatagAATAGTTAACAAGTATTTTTGAAtcatagccgtggtatattcaggctcccgagtggcacagtggtctaagacactgcatcccaGTGCAAGAGGCGCCACTGCAGTACCTGgtccgaatccaggctgcatcacatccggccgtgattgggagtcccatagggcggcgcacaattggcccagcgtcgtccgggtttggccggggtaggccgtcattgtaaataagaatttgttcttaactgacttgcctagttaaataaagtttaaataaaaagaataacaaatattgtctgatatacacacacacacggctaaaATGCagtttcagccaatcatcatccAGGACCCAAACTACCTGGTTTATAATTAATGTCTCATGTCTATGTTAATCTCTATGGGCAAAATGCTGTTTCAAGAAACATTTGTGTGTGGCATTTAAATCCATCTCCACTTATTTCCCGAAGTAGGCCTAATTGTgattggtgtggtgtgtggttatCAGTTATGGGCAATTATCCAAATAATGAAACATTCCTTAATGTTTAGGCCATCAAGTTTCCAAACCTGTAAGGAATATTGTTAGATTTAGCACCATTTGCTTTTATTTAGCACAAAATGATATACATCAGAATATGGTTCTAGCTAGTATTGGTACCAGTTTATTGACACAAAAATGTATAATCATTTCTGAGGGTAATTTCTGTACTATCTATTAAATATTC encodes:
- the LOC106570157 gene encoding uncharacterized protein, producing the protein MRTLSFYLTFILQSSLTPKPYVAGVDWETQNVSCESNTTDRYILPPTEKTPQGLASSLTYSDTVGSSADLHEHVKPQKACAVSNSAKLWPVKALITSESHCRLFGNVSVSHIILRRYCESGLKMILYLVQSEATRLVVKVITGLLEVVTMSLHLFSSLFKTVTPKSLIQIDSDRIDQHDTVSEVNVSYGHNVNVRDILIYSDHQNIVILEDDPVVMESASFLFEKRPSVSTLLRYHKGALKVLRGSQTRLTRDSRVLLVGHGSKGSDGVARLGGYGPEELAKVVVAMKIEDGHLHTLSLVGCALGKDLQFAERLLRALISLNVETKLHLRSSALSVRPNGEKVTREEGVWRDKDDSKKVIAQLDQNGNLLTRVEGDDRGQVIPNYQGHALYIQTLEWPTHPQMFVSANLRKKYTSIDCLEGLTWSLFFEENERRRAPDYIPVHDQGNLTSVWLADHQPMEDIPIKHLTTILDLLVEIRYNAREDADFDLYYVLNDCIFKVQRRTFYASLVGKYIHSNHLEEIEKFTDAFRHQKEDYSLQELRQGLKASEFNNFCRQTFQLQRCVQDCERWGHYFMAAVFSASVRNFRTFSLFLMSVIACEVGRSQGSDSSLCTAFVGDDHPMVGDDPWLERSRRGFYGCTVGKAEEMMTKRDTLDWLDQVVSKENALFAKSKQIMSGVDHDQETELDIFGRVKVMNKYVFSSYLEFFRGTPEGKKLARGCRA